The segment GCCGGGGGCTGCACTCCATGCCCGCTCGCCTGGGCATCGCCTGCGCCCTGGAAATTTCCACCATGAGCCATGTCGTCACCGGAGTCTTTTTCCTCCTGGCGGGCTGGAGCGCGGGCCTCTCCTGGCTCTACTCCCTGATCGCCCTGGCCGTGTGGGTGGTGCTCATGGTCGAGCACAAACTGGTCCGGCCTGACGACTTGAGCCGTGTCAACGTGGCTTTCTTCACCCTCAACGGCTTCATCTCGGTGGCGCTTTTCGCCGGGGTGGTCCTTGATCTGGCCCTGCGGGGCCAGTAGCGACAGGCGGAGTCCCGCACATGGAGCAGCTTGACCGCGTCATCGCCTTTCTCGGCCAATGGCTCAATGCCAACGTGCTCAACTGGCTGATGGCCGTGCAGTGGGGCCTGGTGGCCGGAAGCCTCGTCCTGGCCGCGCTCCTGTGGCGCAGGGTCGGACGAAAAGCCTCCAGATGGGTGGAGGCCAACGTGCCCGGCGCCCTTGCGCGTTCCCTCCTCACGGCACTGCTCGGGGTGGGGGCCAGCGTTTTCTTCCTCATGCTGCTGCGCGTCTGGGTTGCGGCCTTTGCCGCTGCCGGGCTTTCGCCCTGGCTGCTCCATGCGGCCAGCGATCTCGCCGTGGCCTGGATCGCCATCAAACTGCTCACGGGCATGATGGCCAGCCGCTCCCTGGCCCGGGCCGCGGCCCTGGCCGTCTGGGCCGTGGCTGCCATGAGCGTTTTCGGCCTACTCTCACCCATCACGGACTTTCTGCAAAGTCTAAGCTTTTCGGTGGGGGACAGCACCTTCACCGCCTTGGGAGCCGTCAAGGGCCTCCTCCTGGCCGGGATATGTCTCCAGGCAGCGGCCGTGGCCGCCCGTTTTGCCGAGGGACGCATCCAGACCCTGGCCGATCTCTCCCCCTCGTTGCAGACCTTGCTGGTCAAGGCCGTCAAGGTGGCCCTGTTCACCACGGCCATCCTCTTCGCCATGTCCAGCGTGGGCATCGACCTGACCAGCCTGGCCATCTTCTCCAGCGCCCTTGGCGTAGGCATCGGCTTCGGCCTCAAGACGATCATCTCCAACTACGTGGCCGGGGTGCTCCTGCTCCTCGACAACTCCATCAAGCCCGGCGACACCGTGGAGGTGGGCGACGTGTTCGGCGTGGTGCGCGGCATGCACAGCCGCTACACAACCATCCTGACCCGCGACGGCAAGGAATATCTCGTCCCCAACGAGCAGCTCATTTCGGGCGAGGTGGTCAACTGGACCCACTCCGACACCAACGTCCGCCTGAAGATTTCCGTGGGCGTTGCCTACGAGAGCGACGTGGAAAAAGCCCTGGCCCTGCTTGAAGAGTCGGCCCGCGAGGTACCCCGCGTACTGCGCGACCCGGCTCCGGCGGCCCGGCTGATGGGCTTTGGCGACAGTTCGGTGGACCTGCAGTTGCGCGTCTGGATCGCTGACGCGGAAAAGGGGCTGGCCAACGTGCGCAGCGACGTGCTGCGGGCCGTGTGGAAACGCTTTCACGAACACGGCGTGGCGTTCCCCTTCCCGCAGCGCGACGTGCTCCTCAAACCGGGCTCCAGGCTGGAAGTAGCCCTGGACCGACCGGGCAGAACCGGCACAGGGGGCGGCGACACCTGATCCACTCGCAGGGGGCGACGCCGGGCCGGAGCCCCGGCCCGAGCCATGGAACAGCAACCTTGAAGGGGGGAGACCATGCGCAAGTTGTGGATAGCCATTATCCTGGTGGGCGGGTTCCTGCTGTGGGACGTGGGCTGGTGGCTGGGCTTCGGCGTATCGCCCATGAGTCCGAGGGAGCTGAAACTGGCGGTCAACGAGGGCCGCGCCCCGGTAATCATCGACGTGCGCACCCGCTCCGAATTCGAGTCCTTCCACATCCCCGGTGCCATCAACGTGCCCTATCCGGCACCCCTGGCCGAACTGGCCTCGGTCTCCCCGGACCCGACCAGGGCCGTGGTGGTGGTCTGCCTGACCGGCCACCGCTCCCCGCCCGTGGCAGAGCAACTGCACCAGGGCGGATACACCGCCGTGACCAACCTCACCTGGGGCATGCTCGCCTGGAAGCTCTTCGGCGGCGAGACGGCCTCGGGACCTTAAGACAGGGCAAGCCCATCTCGTCGCGACTCCGACGGCCCCTTGAGGGTGGATGGGGAGATGCTATTTCGGGAGACGTTCACCCTGGGCCGTGCAAATCGAGCCATTGACCGGACCGGCTACCAATCGTACCATCCCCTCATGAGCGAGTATATCGACGATCTTGACGCCGGGCCGGGTGTGGGTCTTGTGGAGAAGAGGTTCTTCTCCTTCGGCTCCGCGGATGAGCCCCTGGTGCTGGAGAGCGGGCGCTCGCTGGGACCAGTGACCCTGGCCTTTGAGACCTGCGGCACCCTGAACGAGGCCAGGGACAACGCCGTGCTGGTCTGCCACGCCCTGACCGGAGATTCGCACGTGGCCGGGCGCTACCACCAGGACGACCCCAAGCCCGGATGGTGGGACATCATGGTCGGCCCGGGCAGGCCCATCGACACGGACAAGTACTTCGTCATCTGCTCCAACGTACTCGGCGGGTGCATGGGCTCCACCGGCCCCACCTCCCTGGACCCTGCCGAAGACAGCCGACAGGGCACCCCTTACGGCACCCGCTTTCCCGTGGTCACCATTGGCGACATGGTCCGCTGCCAGCGCAGGCTGATCGACCACCTGGGCATCGAACGGCTGCTGGCCGTGGCGGGCGGCTCGGTGGGCGGAATGCAGGTGCTGGAGTGGTCGGTGCGCTACCCGGAGCGCGTCTGCGCGGCCCTTCCCCTGGCCACCACCTCCAAGCACTCGGCCCAGGCCATCGCCTTCAACGAGGTGGCCCGGCAGGCGATCATGGCCGACCCGGCCTGGATGGGCGGCGACTACCATGCCACGGGCCGCCCCGAGCACGGGCTGGCCGTGGCCCGGATGATCGGCCACATCACCTACCTCTCGGACCAGTCCATGCGCGACAAGTTTGACCGCAGGCTTCAGGACAGATGCGAATTGTCCTTTGATTTCGAGGCGGATTTCCAGGTGGAGAGCTATCTGCGCTACCAGGGAAACAAGTTCGTCAACCGTTTCGACGCCAACAGCTTCCTCTATCTGACCAAGGCCGCCGACTACTTCAACCTTGAGAACCAGCACGGCGACGGCTCGCTGGTGGCCGCCTTTGCCAAGGCCCGCTGCCGCTATCTTGTGGTCTCCTTCACCTCGGACTGGCTCTACCCCACCTACCAGTCACGCGACATGGTCAAGGCCATGAAGAAGAACGGGCTGGATGTGAGCTTTTGCGAGATAGAGGCCCCCTGGGGGCACGACGCCTTCCTGTTGCCCAACGCCCGGCTCGATGCGCTCATTTCCGGGTTTCTGGGGCGGGTCAAGGAGCAGTGCGCTGCCGGGGAGTGCGACGCTGTCGGCACGGGAGGCACCGGGGCCGGGTGCGCCCCGGCAGGAACCGGAGGGTGTCATGCGCTTTGATCTCCAGGTCATCGCCTCCTGGATCGAGCCAGGGGCGCGGGTGCTGGACCTCGGCTGCCGCACCGGCTCGCTCCTCGACCATCTGCGCCGGGAAAAGTCCATCCGCGGCACCGGGATCGAGATCGACGAACAGGCTGCGGGCGAAGCCATCGCCAAGGGGCTCTCGGTCATCCACGGCGACATCTACGAGGAGATCGGGGACTACCCGGACAGCGCCTTTGACCAAGTCATCCTCTCCCAGACCCTGCAACAGGTCCACGACCCCGCCCGGCTGATTCGCGACATGCTGCGAGTGGGCCGACGGTGCATCGTCTCGTTTCCCAACTTCACCCACATCGGCAACCGGATGCAGATGTTCTTCACCGGCCGCGCCCCTGTATCCCGCGAGCTGCCCTACCAATGGTACGACACGCCCAACATCCGGGTCATCCCCATCACGGACTTCCGGCGCTTCTGCCGCGACATCGGCGTACCCATCGTCAGGGAGGTGGCCATCTCCACCCACCACCACGACACCCGGGGGCGGGTCATCACCGTCCTGCCCAACCTGCTGGCCACCTTCGGCATATTCATGCTCGGCAGGCACGATCAGGCGAACGAAACACCCGGTTCATAGATCGAAACGAAAGGTCTTGCCCCCGGCCCCCTTCTTCCCCTTTGCGTCCCCCTTTCCGCTGCCTTTTTTGCCCTTGGCCTGTTTTGCGGCCAGGGCGTCCACATCATACCCGCCGCCCGCCTCCCTTTCCTGTCCGTCGCGGCTCCTGCCCGCCGGGGGCACGCGGTTTTGCGCTCGCTTGAGCCGCCGCCGGGCCGTGGCATTTTCGGGGTCCAGGATAAGGACGTGTTCAAAGAAGGGAACCGCGTCGTCATAGCGGCGCAGGTCAAGGTAGAGGGAGCCGAGGTTCAGGGCAACGCCCACGCTGCCAGTGAAAAACGCCTGATCCAGGGCAAGGGCCGCCTCGAAGCAGCTCAGGGCGGTCATCCGCTCGCCGCCCTCCCAGTAGGCCAAGCCCATGTTGTAGTGGACGGCCGGGTCGTCGCGGACAATGCCCAGCGCCCTTTCGTAAACATCCACGGCCTCCCGCCACTTGCCCTGGCCGCGCAGGATGATGCCCAGGCGGTTGAAGTGGGCGAGATCGTCGCGGCCCAGCACCCGCTTGCCGCCCAGCACCCGCTGCAGATACTTGACGGCCAACTCCGGGGCGCGTCCGGCCACTGCGTCCACGATGCGCTCGGTCAGGTCGCCTGCGATGCTCAACTGCTCCCGTTCGGCCACATCCACGCTCTGATCCAGATAGACCTCAGCCTGCTCGGGCTCGTCGCGCAGCAGATGCTGCCGGGCGATCTCTATCTTGCGCTCGGGATTGAGAGGGCTGATCTCGTCGAGCTGCTTCATGTAAGCCAGGGCGCGCTCGTCCTCCATCTGGACAAAGACATCGGCCAGCTTGACCAGCGGGGCCATGAAAATGGGGCGGCTCTCGTGGGCGGCCATATATGCCTGGACCGCCTTGTCTGTCTCGCCGATGCCCAAGAGGGCGTCGCCGCGCATGACCAGCCCCCGGGCGCTGTCCGGCTTGAGCAGCAGGATGCGGTCGGTCACTTCCAGGGCCTTGTCGTATTCGCGGACCCTGAGCAGTCCCTCGCAGCGGTCCATCTGCTTCTTGAGGACAGAGGGCGGGTTGATGGCCGAGGCCAGGTCCTCGATGACCCTGTTGGCCGAAGCGGGCTTGACCAGCACCCGGCTGACGCCCAGCTCGAAGAAGTAGGCCACGGTCTCGCGTGTGGCCTCCCAGGTGAGCACGACCATACGCACATCGGGAAACTCGCGCCGAAGGCGCAGGATGAAATCCGTGGTCGGCCGCTCGGCCAGCATGCGCTCCACAAAGACCACGCAGGGCACCTGCGCATCGCGCAACTCCAGGCACTTGTCCATGGCCGCCTGGGACTGGGCATAAGAAAAAAGCACGTCCCCCCTGGAGCCTATGACGCGG is part of the Pseudodesulfovibrio alkaliphilus genome and harbors:
- a CDS encoding tetratricopeptide repeat protein, translated to MAEVHQYDQIVREFLERGVIVYLSDDALFVRALRNIVGRVIGSRGDVLFSYAQSQAAMDKCLELRDAQVPCVVFVERMLAERPTTDFILRLRREFPDVRMVVLTWEATRETVAYFFELGVSRVLVKPASANRVIEDLASAINPPSVLKKQMDRCEGLLRVREYDKALEVTDRILLLKPDSARGLVMRGDALLGIGETDKAVQAYMAAHESRPIFMAPLVKLADVFVQMEDERALAYMKQLDEISPLNPERKIEIARQHLLRDEPEQAEVYLDQSVDVAEREQLSIAGDLTERIVDAVAGRAPELAVKYLQRVLGGKRVLGRDDLAHFNRLGIILRGQGKWREAVDVYERALGIVRDDPAVHYNMGLAYWEGGERMTALSCFEAALALDQAFFTGSVGVALNLGSLYLDLRRYDDAVPFFEHVLILDPENATARRRLKRAQNRVPPAGRSRDGQEREAGGGYDVDALAAKQAKGKKGSGKGDAKGKKGAGGKTFRFDL
- the metW gene encoding methionine biosynthesis protein MetW, producing MRFDLQVIASWIEPGARVLDLGCRTGSLLDHLRREKSIRGTGIEIDEQAAGEAIAKGLSVIHGDIYEEIGDYPDSAFDQVILSQTLQQVHDPARLIRDMLRVGRRCIVSFPNFTHIGNRMQMFFTGRAPVSRELPYQWYDTPNIRVIPITDFRRFCRDIGVPIVREVAISTHHHDTRGRVITVLPNLLATFGIFMLGRHDQANETPGS
- a CDS encoding mechanosensitive ion channel family protein, coding for MEQLDRVIAFLGQWLNANVLNWLMAVQWGLVAGSLVLAALLWRRVGRKASRWVEANVPGALARSLLTALLGVGASVFFLMLLRVWVAAFAAAGLSPWLLHAASDLAVAWIAIKLLTGMMASRSLARAAALAVWAVAAMSVFGLLSPITDFLQSLSFSVGDSTFTALGAVKGLLLAGICLQAAAVAARFAEGRIQTLADLSPSLQTLLVKAVKVALFTTAILFAMSSVGIDLTSLAIFSSALGVGIGFGLKTIISNYVAGVLLLLDNSIKPGDTVEVGDVFGVVRGMHSRYTTILTRDGKEYLVPNEQLISGEVVNWTHSDTNVRLKISVGVAYESDVEKALALLEESAREVPRVLRDPAPAARLMGFGDSSVDLQLRVWIADAEKGLANVRSDVLRAVWKRFHEHGVAFPFPQRDVLLKPGSRLEVALDRPGRTGTGGGDT
- the metX gene encoding homoserine O-acetyltransferase MetX, which encodes MSEYIDDLDAGPGVGLVEKRFFSFGSADEPLVLESGRSLGPVTLAFETCGTLNEARDNAVLVCHALTGDSHVAGRYHQDDPKPGWWDIMVGPGRPIDTDKYFVICSNVLGGCMGSTGPTSLDPAEDSRQGTPYGTRFPVVTIGDMVRCQRRLIDHLGIERLLAVAGGSVGGMQVLEWSVRYPERVCAALPLATTSKHSAQAIAFNEVARQAIMADPAWMGGDYHATGRPEHGLAVARMIGHITYLSDQSMRDKFDRRLQDRCELSFDFEADFQVESYLRYQGNKFVNRFDANSFLYLTKAADYFNLENQHGDGSLVAAFAKARCRYLVVSFTSDWLYPTYQSRDMVKAMKKNGLDVSFCEIEAPWGHDAFLLPNARLDALISGFLGRVKEQCAAGECDAVGTGGTGAGCAPAGTGGCHAL
- a CDS encoding rhodanese-like domain-containing protein: MRKLWIAIILVGGFLLWDVGWWLGFGVSPMSPRELKLAVNEGRAPVIIDVRTRSEFESFHIPGAINVPYPAPLAELASVSPDPTRAVVVVCLTGHRSPPVAEQLHQGGYTAVTNLTWGMLAWKLFGGETASGP